The Skermanella pratensis genome has a window encoding:
- a CDS encoding Lin0512 family protein: MKQVMFVELGMGADLHGQDVTKAAVRAVRNAIERNSMPGMRTLVDGDTSRMQVRVHLAVPADAGKLDHDAVRAVFPYGQVSIEVVAGGMLAPSGIFLADKGDANEMIYVVNAAVEVGI; this comes from the coding sequence ATGAAGCAGGTGATGTTCGTCGAGCTGGGCATGGGCGCCGACCTGCACGGCCAGGACGTGACCAAGGCGGCCGTGCGCGCGGTGCGGAACGCGATCGAGCGAAACTCCATGCCGGGCATGCGCACCCTGGTGGACGGCGACACCAGCCGCATGCAGGTGCGGGTCCACCTCGCGGTGCCGGCCGACGCCGGGAAGCTGGACCACGACGCTGTCCGCGCGGTCTTCCCCTATGGCCAGGTCAGCATCGAGGTGGTCGCCGGCGGCATGCTGGCGCCCAGCGGGATCTTCCTGGCGGACAAGGGCGACGCCAACGAGATGATCTACGTCGTCAATGCCGCCGTCGAGGTCGGGATCTGA
- a CDS encoding PAS domain S-box protein produces MSLLSRLILIFLSILVPGVGIGVFTDYQARNSAEAAVREEASRLLDRVQGEQARVFEGIRQIAALVAATDAVRAADRAECQALLDRTVQRLSPHLTISVADRQGVLLCSSRPDQVGRSVGGRSDIMAALKTDEMVVGEFIRPEMSARGGALPFALRYGDDAGQVGGVVTVLLDVAWWNAVPDEVPLPDGVSLIVTDRAGTILAVRSAHAAAPNRETPEVMATVRPSAAVRGLFVGIGVGIDPEEIRQRLDDMVRHRTLMIGAGLLAALAAAAALAYRLVLHPVTALARTADLWRAGDARAGAFASDDTSEFGTLGRTFDAMADALERSRQERERAEAAADRMAAVLEGTADGICEVDCGWLITYANQQCRTLLGGDRELVGLPLLEALPESLADTFRIECARALADQVPVSFEAYPAPLSRWLSVRLLPCRDGLLISFQDITERRETELCIERAEAHYRAIVDTAVDGMVVIDHVGIIQSFNPAAERMFGHAAAEVVGRNVTVLMQDRDAAVHDGHIWNYRHGSDRNVIGRKRDLEGRRKDGTVFALELSVAEWSDGRQRFFTGFMRDITARRRTDAAIQAARDEAVAARTEAERAVLAKSKFLAAASHDLRQPVQSLFFLGSALADGLQDHPMLPLVGSINQTTEALKLLLDGLLDISKLDAGVVTPQVADVPIDGLLRRLGAEYAHRAERQGLRLKVVESACTVQSDAMLLERILRNLIENALRYTERGRILIGCRRTPSDTLRIEVLDTGIGFPTDQARAIA; encoded by the coding sequence ATGAGCCTGCTCTCACGCCTGATCCTGATCTTCCTGTCCATCCTGGTCCCCGGGGTCGGCATCGGCGTCTTCACCGACTACCAAGCCCGGAACTCGGCCGAGGCCGCGGTCCGGGAAGAGGCTTCCAGACTGCTCGACCGGGTCCAGGGGGAGCAGGCGCGCGTCTTCGAAGGCATCCGGCAGATCGCGGCCCTGGTCGCGGCGACCGACGCCGTGCGGGCCGCCGACCGCGCCGAGTGCCAGGCCCTGCTGGACCGGACCGTCCAGCGGCTGTCGCCCCATCTGACCATATCGGTCGCGGACCGGCAGGGCGTCCTGTTGTGCTCCAGCCGGCCGGACCAGGTCGGACGTTCGGTCGGTGGCCGCTCCGACATCATGGCGGCGCTGAAGACCGACGAGATGGTGGTCGGCGAGTTCATCCGTCCGGAAATGTCGGCCCGCGGCGGCGCCCTGCCGTTCGCCCTGCGCTACGGCGACGATGCCGGGCAGGTCGGCGGCGTCGTGACCGTGCTGCTCGACGTGGCATGGTGGAACGCCGTCCCCGACGAGGTCCCGTTGCCCGACGGCGTTTCCCTGATCGTCACCGACCGCGCCGGGACCATCCTGGCGGTCCGGTCGGCCCACGCCGCCGCGCCGAACCGGGAGACCCCGGAAGTGATGGCGACGGTGCGCCCCTCCGCCGCGGTCCGGGGCCTTTTCGTCGGGATCGGCGTCGGCATCGACCCGGAGGAGATCCGCCAGCGTCTCGACGACATGGTGCGGCACCGGACGCTGATGATCGGCGCCGGGCTGCTGGCGGCCCTGGCAGCCGCCGCGGCGCTGGCGTACCGGCTCGTCCTCCACCCGGTCACGGCGCTGGCCCGCACGGCGGACCTGTGGCGGGCCGGCGATGCCAGGGCGGGCGCCTTCGCCAGCGACGACACGTCCGAGTTCGGGACCCTGGGGCGCACCTTCGACGCCATGGCCGACGCGCTGGAGCGCAGCCGGCAGGAGCGGGAACGGGCCGAAGCGGCGGCCGACCGGATGGCGGCGGTCCTGGAAGGCACCGCCGACGGGATCTGCGAGGTCGATTGCGGCTGGCTGATCACCTACGCCAACCAGCAGTGCCGGACCCTGCTGGGCGGCGATCGGGAACTGGTCGGCCTGCCGCTGCTGGAGGCACTGCCGGAGTCGCTGGCCGACACCTTCCGGATCGAATGCGCGCGGGCCCTGGCGGATCAGGTTCCGGTCAGCTTCGAAGCCTATCCGGCGCCGCTCTCGCGCTGGCTGTCGGTCCGGCTGCTGCCGTGCCGGGACGGCCTGCTGATCTCCTTCCAGGACATCACCGAGCGGCGCGAGACGGAACTCTGCATCGAGCGGGCGGAGGCCCATTACCGGGCGATCGTCGACACCGCCGTGGACGGAATGGTCGTGATCGACCACGTCGGGATCATACAGTCGTTCAACCCGGCGGCCGAGCGCATGTTCGGCCATGCCGCGGCGGAGGTCGTCGGCCGGAACGTCACGGTGCTGATGCAGGACCGCGACGCCGCGGTCCATGACGGCCACATCTGGAACTACCGGCACGGCAGCGACCGCAACGTGATCGGACGGAAGCGCGACCTGGAGGGGCGGCGCAAGGACGGCACGGTCTTCGCGCTGGAACTGTCGGTCGCCGAGTGGTCGGATGGGCGGCAGCGGTTCTTCACGGGGTTCATGCGCGACATCACCGCGCGCCGCCGGACCGACGCCGCGATCCAGGCGGCGCGCGACGAGGCGGTGGCCGCGCGCACCGAGGCGGAACGGGCCGTCCTGGCGAAATCGAAGTTCCTGGCCGCCGCGAGCCACGACCTGCGCCAGCCCGTGCAGTCCCTGTTCTTCCTGGGATCGGCTCTGGCCGACGGGCTGCAGGACCATCCCATGCTGCCGTTGGTCGGCAGCATCAACCAGACGACCGAAGCCCTGAAGCTGCTGCTCGACGGGCTGCTCGACATTTCCAAGCTGGATGCCGGGGTCGTCACTCCCCAGGTGGCGGACGTGCCGATCGACGGGCTGCTCCGCCGCCTGGGCGCGGAATACGCCCACCGCGCCGAGCGGCAGGGTTTGCGCCTCAAGGTCGTGGAGTCCGCCTGCACGGTGCAGAGCGACGCGATGCTGCTGGAACGGATCCTGCGCAACCTGATCGAGAACGCGCTTCGCTACACCGAGCGGGGACGCATCCTGATCGGCTGCCGCCGGACCCCTTCCGACACCCTGCGCATCGAGGTGCTGGATACCGGCATCGGGTTCCCGACCGACCAGGCCAGGGCAATCGCTTGA
- the adeC gene encoding AdeC/AdeK/OprM family multidrug efflux complex outer membrane factor, whose protein sequence is MTRRRLAAASLGLLLLGGCSFIPEYIRPDSPVPQAWPAGPAYADSAAALPASAGPTLADLGWQEFFRSPQLQELIETALANNRDLRVAALNVEQARAQYRIERSALLPAVDVGGSLTRQRTPADLSRTGRTSVGSQWEASVGTTSFELDLFGRIRSLEQSALESFFATEQARAAVRISLIAEVANAYLTLLADKELLKLTEDTLRTQQQSFDLTRRSFDRGVGTQLDVAQARTAVETARANRAAYVRQIAQDKNALALLAGTPIDDSVLDRAPSLGTGDFVADLPVGLPSDLLRRRPDIIEAEYDLRAANANIGAARAAFFPTIGLTASAGTASAALSGLFDGGSGAWSFMPQIGLPIFDYGLREANLETAKVQREIGVAQYERAIQIAFREVSDALAAQGTLDDQLEAQSALVDATRSSYDLSILRYDRGLDSFLNALDSQRSLYAAQQDLINARLSQLSNLVTLYKVLGGGVPAEPVRVAGDPG, encoded by the coding sequence ATGACAAGACGGCGCCTCGCCGCCGCGTCCCTCGGCCTGCTGCTGCTCGGCGGATGCTCCTTCATCCCCGAGTACATCCGGCCCGATTCGCCGGTGCCGCAGGCTTGGCCGGCGGGTCCGGCATACGCCGACTCGGCGGCGGCGCTGCCGGCGAGCGCGGGGCCCACGCTGGCCGACCTGGGCTGGCAGGAGTTCTTCCGCTCGCCCCAACTCCAGGAGCTGATCGAAACCGCCCTGGCGAACAACCGCGACCTGCGCGTCGCGGCGCTCAACGTCGAGCAGGCCCGGGCCCAGTACCGCATCGAGCGGTCGGCCCTGCTGCCGGCGGTCGACGTCGGTGGCAGCCTGACCCGCCAGCGCACGCCGGCCGACCTGTCGCGGACCGGAAGGACCTCGGTCGGCAGCCAATGGGAGGCCAGCGTCGGCACCACCTCGTTCGAGCTGGACCTGTTCGGCCGCATCCGCAGCCTGGAGCAATCGGCGCTGGAGAGCTTCTTCGCGACCGAGCAGGCCCGGGCGGCGGTCCGGATCTCGCTGATCGCGGAGGTTGCCAACGCATACCTGACCCTGCTGGCCGACAAGGAACTGCTGAAACTGACCGAGGACACGCTGCGCACCCAGCAGCAGTCTTTCGACCTGACCCGGCGCAGCTTCGACCGCGGCGTCGGCACCCAGCTCGACGTGGCCCAGGCGCGCACCGCGGTGGAGACGGCGCGGGCCAACCGGGCGGCCTATGTCCGCCAGATCGCCCAGGACAAGAACGCCCTGGCGCTGCTGGCGGGCACCCCGATCGACGATTCCGTGCTGGACCGGGCACCGTCGCTCGGCACCGGCGACTTCGTCGCCGACCTGCCGGTCGGGCTGCCCTCCGACCTGCTCCGGCGCCGCCCCGACATCATCGAGGCCGAGTACGACCTGCGGGCGGCCAATGCCAATATCGGCGCCGCGCGGGCAGCGTTCTTCCCGACCATCGGGCTGACCGCTTCGGCCGGCACGGCCAGCGCCGCCCTGTCGGGCCTGTTCGACGGCGGCAGCGGCGCCTGGAGCTTCATGCCACAGATCGGACTGCCGATCTTCGACTACGGCCTCCGGGAAGCGAACCTGGAGACCGCCAAGGTCCAGCGGGAAATCGGCGTCGCCCAATACGAGCGGGCGATCCAGATCGCCTTCCGCGAGGTTTCCGACGCGCTGGCGGCCCAGGGCACGCTGGACGACCAGCTGGAGGCCCAGAGCGCCCTGGTCGACGCGACGCGGTCGAGCTACGACCTGTCGATCCTGCGCTACGACCGGGGCCTGGACAGCTTCCTGAACGCGCTGGACAGCCAGCGATCGCTCTACGCGGCCCAGCAGGACCTGATCAACGCGCGCTTGTCCCAGCTCAGCAACCTTGTCACCCTGTACAAGGTGCTGGGCGGCGGCGTCCCGGCCGAACCCGTGAGGGTGGCGGGCGATCCGGGATAA
- a CDS encoding ATP-binding response regulator has protein sequence MFEEFHRINPGEGGDDAEEAQGLGLGLAIVRRLAGLLGHPVSVTSTPGRGSRFSVEVPLVASAAPATPAPPVSEHPRGRGLALVLDDEPVILIGLRMLLESWGYQVLPARKPDDALRRMPDTGVPDLIIADYRLGDGVKGPDAIRKLRAALGAEIPGVILTGDTTRELLDEVERGGFDLLHKPVASHELRRKLEGLCRPA, from the coding sequence ATCTTCGAGGAGTTCCACCGCATCAATCCGGGGGAGGGCGGCGATGACGCGGAGGAGGCCCAGGGTCTCGGGCTGGGACTCGCGATCGTGCGCCGCCTCGCCGGGCTGCTCGGCCACCCCGTTTCGGTGACCTCGACGCCGGGCCGCGGCTCGCGATTCTCGGTCGAGGTGCCGCTGGTCGCTTCCGCCGCTCCGGCCACGCCCGCGCCGCCGGTGTCCGAACACCCCCGAGGGCGGGGGCTCGCATTGGTCCTCGATGACGAGCCGGTGATCCTGATCGGGCTGAGGATGCTGCTGGAAAGCTGGGGCTACCAGGTGCTGCCGGCCCGGAAACCGGACGATGCCCTGCGCCGGATGCCGGACACCGGGGTGCCCGACCTGATCATCGCCGATTACCGCCTGGGGGACGGAGTCAAGGGACCGGACGCGATCCGGAAGCTGCGGGCCGCTTTGGGAGCGGAGATCCCCGGCGTCATCCTGACCGGCGACACGACCCGGGAGCTGTTGGACGAGGTCGAGCGCGGCGGCTTCGACCTCCTGCACAAGCCGGTGGCCTCCCATGAACTGCGCCGGAAGCTGGAAGGCCTGTGCCGGCCGGCCTGA
- the pheT gene encoding phenylalanine--tRNA ligase subunit beta, translated as MKLTLSWLKAHLDTGADVETISSKLTALGLEVEEVVDRAKGLEAFRVAYVVSAEKHPDADKLRVCMVDTGSETVQVVCGAPNARTGMKGVFAPTGSVIPATGVELKKGVIRGVESNGMLCSEREMGLSDAHEGIIDLPGDAPVGAPFASVVGLDDPLIDVSLTPDRADCAGVRGIARDLAATGLGQLKPLETTPVPGAFPSPIGVTLDFRHEDETACPMFVGRLIRGVRNGPSPRWLQDRLMSIGLRPISALVDITNLLTHDIARPLHVFDAGKLRGGLTVRLARAGETLLALNGKEYGLDEGMTVIADDSGVVSLGAVMGGESTGVTETTTDVFLEVALFDPVRTAQTGRKLSIDSDARYRFERGVDPAFVIPGAEIATRLILEICGGTAGELVVAGSEPSWRRELTLRPGRTLELGGVDVPVPEQVRILEMLGFGVAERSDGVMNVLPPSWRADIHGEADLVEEVLRVHGYEHIPAIPLERTAAISRPALNARQKRTAMARRVLAVRGLSEAVTWSFMSSAHVDLFGGVMDELRLLNPISADLDVMRPSILPNLIQAVGRNADRGYPDAGLFEVGPVFRDPSPQGQDTVAAGVRSGTLVPRQWAEKQRPVDAFDVKADALAVLEAAGAPTGNLQVTTDAPAWYHPGRSGVLRLGPTVLARFGEVHPEVLGALGAKGPVAAFEVMLDAVPVPKRKGGTAKPLLRLSLFQPIQRDFAFLVDASVEAEKLVRAAKGADKALITDVSVFDVYQGQGIEPGTKSLAISVTIQPTGKPLTEPEIDGIGTKVVAAVSKATGGTLRG; from the coding sequence ATGAAGCTCACCCTTTCCTGGCTGAAGGCCCACCTGGACACCGGGGCCGACGTCGAGACGATCTCTTCGAAGCTGACCGCGCTCGGCCTGGAGGTCGAGGAGGTCGTGGACCGCGCCAAGGGGCTTGAAGCCTTCCGCGTGGCCTACGTGGTCTCCGCCGAGAAACACCCCGACGCCGACAAGCTGCGCGTCTGCATGGTCGATACCGGATCCGAAACGGTCCAGGTCGTCTGCGGCGCGCCCAATGCCCGCACCGGCATGAAAGGCGTCTTCGCGCCGACCGGCTCGGTCATCCCGGCGACCGGCGTGGAACTGAAGAAGGGCGTCATCCGTGGCGTCGAGTCCAACGGGATGCTCTGTTCCGAGCGCGAAATGGGCTTGTCGGACGCCCACGAGGGCATCATCGACCTGCCCGGGGACGCTCCCGTGGGAGCCCCCTTCGCCTCGGTGGTCGGCCTGGACGACCCCCTGATCGACGTTTCGCTGACGCCGGACCGGGCGGATTGCGCCGGCGTCCGCGGCATCGCCCGCGATCTGGCGGCGACCGGCCTCGGCCAGCTGAAGCCGCTGGAGACCACGCCGGTGCCGGGCGCCTTCCCCAGCCCGATCGGCGTCACGCTCGACTTCCGGCACGAGGACGAGACGGCCTGCCCGATGTTCGTCGGCCGCCTGATCCGCGGCGTGAGGAACGGCCCGAGCCCGCGCTGGCTGCAGGACCGGCTGATGTCCATCGGGCTGCGGCCGATCTCGGCCCTGGTCGACATCACCAACCTGCTGACCCATGACATCGCCCGGCCGCTGCACGTGTTCGACGCGGGCAAGCTGCGGGGCGGGCTGACGGTCCGGCTGGCCCGCGCGGGCGAGACGCTGCTGGCCCTGAACGGCAAGGAATACGGCCTCGACGAGGGCATGACCGTGATCGCCGACGACAGCGGCGTGGTCAGCCTGGGCGCCGTCATGGGCGGCGAGAGCACCGGCGTCACCGAGACGACGACCGACGTGTTCCTGGAGGTGGCGCTGTTCGACCCGGTGCGCACGGCGCAGACCGGCCGCAAGCTGTCGATCGACAGCGACGCCCGCTATCGGTTCGAGCGCGGCGTCGATCCCGCCTTCGTGATTCCCGGCGCCGAGATCGCGACGCGGCTGATCCTGGAGATCTGCGGCGGCACGGCCGGCGAGCTGGTGGTCGCCGGATCCGAGCCGTCCTGGCGACGGGAGCTGACCCTGCGCCCCGGCCGTACCCTGGAGTTGGGCGGGGTGGATGTTCCGGTGCCGGAACAGGTACGCATCCTGGAGATGCTGGGCTTCGGCGTGGCGGAGCGGAGCGACGGCGTCATGAACGTGCTGCCGCCGAGCTGGCGCGCCGACATCCACGGCGAGGCGGATCTGGTCGAGGAGGTGCTGCGCGTCCACGGCTACGAGCACATCCCGGCGATCCCGCTGGAGCGGACGGCGGCGATCAGCCGCCCCGCGCTGAACGCCAGGCAGAAGCGCACGGCCATGGCCCGGCGCGTGCTGGCCGTGCGCGGCCTGTCGGAGGCGGTCACCTGGTCCTTCATGTCGTCCGCCCATGTCGACCTGTTCGGCGGCGTGATGGACGAGCTGCGGCTGCTGAACCCGATCAGCGCCGACCTGGACGTCATGCGCCCCTCTATCCTGCCCAACCTGATCCAGGCCGTCGGCCGCAATGCCGACCGGGGCTATCCCGACGCCGGCCTGTTCGAGGTCGGTCCGGTCTTCCGCGACCCTTCGCCGCAGGGGCAGGACACTGTCGCCGCCGGCGTCCGATCCGGCACCCTGGTGCCGCGCCAGTGGGCGGAGAAGCAGCGCCCGGTCGACGCGTTCGACGTCAAGGCCGACGCCCTGGCGGTGCTCGAAGCCGCGGGCGCTCCGACGGGCAACCTGCAGGTCACGACCGACGCGCCGGCTTGGTACCATCCCGGGCGGTCCGGCGTCCTGCGCCTCGGCCCGACGGTGCTCGCCCGTTTCGGCGAAGTGCATCCGGAAGTGCTGGGCGCGCTGGGCGCCAAGGGGCCGGTCGCGGCGTTCGAGGTGATGCTCGACGCGGTGCCGGTGCCGAAGAGGAAGGGCGGGACGGCCAAGCCCCTGCTGCGGCTTTCCCTGTTCCAGCCGATCCAGCGCGACTTCGCGTTCCTGGTCGACGCCTCGGTCGAGGCCGAAAAGCTGGTGCGGGCGGCCAAGGGCGCGGACAAGGCGCTGATCACCGACGTGTCGGTCTTCGACGTCTACCAGGGGCAGGGGATCGAGCCGGGCACCAAGTCGCTCGCCATCTCGGTCACCATCCAGCCCACCGGCAAGCCGCTGACCGAGCCGGAGATCGACGGGATCGGCACCAAGGTGGTCGCCGCGGTATCGAAGGCGACCGGCGGCACTTTGCGCGGTTGA
- a CDS encoding ISAs1 family transposase — MAVTAAGTGLLAHFSALEDPRQSGKVLYPLPEILLVVLCGTLSGCDDFVEMALWGREHLSFLRSFEPFARGIASHDTLNDVVRALDPALFEDCFVSWINSLRGAAGAEEIAVPETIAIDGKTMRRSGSRRGAGPLHLVSAWACGQRLVLAQEAVTGKSNEITAIPRLLDQLVLKGALVTIDAMGCQRAIAEQIVEAEADYVLAIKGNQKSLYGSIQRAIAEGRAEDGFGLDMVRTEDADHGRNEVRRHFILHDVSTLNRRHAWPGLGAVGMVEAEVERDGKTTVTRRCFLCSRPMSAAEFAAVVRSHWQIENSLHWVLDVVFRDDHARVRKGYGARNMGLIKRIAVNLLKSATDKNSLKVRRKKASWSTGYLHSLIIGTA, encoded by the coding sequence ATGGCGGTTACGGCGGCGGGGACCGGGTTGCTGGCGCACTTCAGTGCGCTGGAGGACCCGCGGCAGAGTGGCAAGGTTTTGTACCCTCTGCCGGAGATCCTTCTGGTCGTGCTATGCGGAACGCTGAGCGGGTGCGACGACTTTGTCGAGATGGCGCTCTGGGGACGCGAGCACCTGAGCTTTCTGCGCAGCTTTGAGCCGTTTGCGCGCGGCATCGCCAGCCACGACACCCTCAACGACGTCGTCCGGGCGCTTGATCCGGCCCTGTTCGAGGATTGTTTCGTCAGCTGGATCAACAGCTTGCGCGGTGCGGCGGGAGCCGAGGAGATCGCCGTGCCGGAGACGATCGCGATCGATGGCAAGACCATGCGGCGCAGCGGCAGCCGGCGGGGTGCCGGACCGCTGCATCTGGTCTCGGCCTGGGCGTGTGGCCAGCGTCTGGTGCTGGCCCAGGAAGCGGTGACCGGCAAGTCCAACGAGATCACCGCGATCCCGCGCCTGCTCGACCAACTGGTGCTCAAGGGCGCCCTGGTGACGATCGACGCCATGGGCTGCCAGCGCGCCATCGCCGAGCAGATCGTTGAAGCCGAGGCCGATTACGTGCTGGCGATCAAAGGCAACCAGAAATCCCTGTATGGCTCGATCCAGCGCGCCATCGCCGAGGGGCGGGCCGAGGACGGCTTCGGCCTCGACATGGTGCGGACCGAAGACGCCGATCACGGGCGGAACGAGGTGCGCCGGCACTTCATCCTGCACGACGTCAGCACACTCAACCGGCGCCACGCCTGGCCGGGATTGGGCGCGGTCGGCATGGTCGAGGCCGAGGTCGAGCGCGACGGCAAGACCACCGTCACCCGGCGCTGCTTCCTGTGCTCCCGACCGATGAGCGCTGCTGAGTTCGCCGCCGTAGTCCGCTCCCATTGGCAAATCGAGAATTCGCTGCATTGGGTGCTCGATGTCGTCTTCCGCGACGACCATGCCCGCGTCCGCAAAGGCTATGGCGCTAGGAACATGGGCCTGATCAAGCGTATTGCCGTCAACCTGCTGAAATCCGCCACAGATAAAAACAGCCTCAAGGTCCGTCGAAAAAAAGCTTCCTGGTCAACCGGTTACCTCCACTCCCTCATAATTGGAACTGCCTGA
- the rplT gene encoding 50S ribosomal protein L20, which translates to MARVKRGVTTHARHRKILKLAKGYRGRSSKCFRIAIQKVEKALRYAYRDRRNKKREFRGLWIQRINAGVRQHGLTYSRFMNGMKRAGIDVDRKVLADIAAREPDAFKVLVDKAQAALAQAA; encoded by the coding sequence ATGGCACGTGTCAAGCGGGGCGTAACCACTCACGCCCGTCACCGTAAGATCCTCAAGCTGGCCAAGGGCTATCGCGGCCGGTCCAGCAAGTGCTTCCGCATTGCGATCCAGAAGGTCGAGAAGGCGCTCCGTTACGCCTATCGCGACCGCCGCAACAAGAAGCGCGAGTTCCGCGGCCTGTGGATCCAGCGTATCAACGCCGGCGTCCGTCAGCACGGCCTGACTTATTCGCGCTTCATGAACGGCATGAAGCGGGCCGGAATCGACGTGGACCGCAAGGTCCTGGCCGACATCGCCGCGCGCGAGCCGGACGCGTTCAAGGTCCTGGTCGACAAGGCCCAGGCCGCTCTCGCCCAGGCTGCTTGA
- a CDS encoding cation diffusion facilitator family transporter, with amino-acid sequence MGSHSHHDHGGGHGHAHSHSHNERRLLLALLLTGGFMVVEAAGGILAGSLALLADAGHMLTDTAALALALYAFRVSRRPATADRSYGQHRFQVLAALINGATLVAVAAWIVLEAAERLLDPVPVMGTTMLAIAATGLAVNVAGFLILHGGDQENLNMRGAALHVLGDLLGSVAAIVAAGVILWTGWTPIDPILSVLVALLILRSAWTLVGRSWHVLMEGTPEGLDIDRLSRELADAVPGVADVHHVHAWSLTPDRPLITFHASLAAGADHDEVLRRLRHELAHRFDIEHSTIQLERDPCQAESCRGRTFA; translated from the coding sequence ATGGGCTCCCACTCTCACCACGACCATGGCGGCGGGCATGGCCACGCCCATTCCCACTCGCATAACGAGCGCCGCCTGCTGCTGGCCCTGCTGCTGACCGGGGGCTTCATGGTGGTGGAGGCGGCCGGCGGCATCCTGGCCGGCTCGCTGGCCCTGCTCGCCGATGCCGGGCACATGCTGACCGACACGGCGGCGCTGGCCCTGGCCTTGTACGCCTTCCGGGTCAGCCGGCGGCCGGCCACGGCGGACCGGTCCTACGGACAGCACCGGTTCCAGGTGCTCGCGGCCCTGATCAACGGCGCCACGCTGGTCGCGGTGGCCGCCTGGATCGTCCTGGAGGCGGCCGAGCGGTTGCTGGATCCCGTTCCCGTCATGGGCACGACCATGCTCGCCATAGCCGCGACCGGCCTTGCGGTCAACGTCGCGGGGTTCCTGATCCTGCACGGGGGCGACCAGGAGAACCTCAACATGAGGGGAGCGGCGCTCCATGTCCTGGGCGACCTGCTGGGCTCTGTCGCCGCCATCGTCGCCGCCGGCGTCATCCTGTGGACCGGCTGGACTCCGATCGACCCGATCCTCTCGGTCCTGGTCGCGCTGCTCATCCTCCGCAGCGCCTGGACCCTGGTGGGCCGGTCCTGGCACGTGCTGATGGAGGGAACGCCGGAGGGGCTGGACATCGACCGGCTCAGCCGCGAACTGGCCGACGCCGTGCCCGGCGTGGCGGACGTCCACCATGTCCATGCCTGGTCGCTGACGCCCGACCGCCCGCTGATCACCTTCCACGCCAGCCTCGCCGCCGGCGCCGACCACGACGAGGTGCTGCGCCGGCTCCGCCATGAACTGGCGCACCGTTTCGACATCGAGCATTCCACGATCCAGCTGGAGCGGGACCCGTGCCAGGCTGAATCCTGCCGGGGCAGGACCTTCGCCTGA
- the pheS gene encoding phenylalanine--tRNA ligase subunit alpha: MSALEALKTELLTAVSQAADLAALEEVRVAALGKKGRITGLMADMRSLSPEERKERGQLMNALKDEVGAALDARKGELHKAELARRLEAERIDVTLPVRAESQGRVHPITQTIDELTAIFADMGFSVAEGPDIEDDFHNFTALNFPPGHPARDMHDTFYLPDRPTDGSRMLLRTHTSPVQVRSLLADKAPIRVIIPGRTYRSDYDMTHTPMFHQVEGLVVDEKTSMAHLRGCLIEFCRAFFDVDDLPLRFRPSFFPFTEPSAEVDIGCLRRGGELKIGNFGDWLEILGCGMVHPNVLENCGIDSTKYQGFAFGMGIERIAMLKYGIPDLRTFFEADLRWLKHYGFVPLDVPSLAQGLNR, translated from the coding sequence ATGTCCGCTCTCGAAGCGCTGAAGACGGAATTGCTGACGGCGGTGAGCCAGGCCGCCGATCTGGCCGCGCTGGAAGAGGTCCGCGTCGCCGCACTGGGCAAGAAGGGCCGCATCACGGGCCTGATGGCCGACATGCGCAGCCTGTCCCCCGAGGAGCGCAAGGAACGCGGCCAACTGATGAACGCCCTGAAGGACGAGGTCGGGGCGGCGCTGGACGCCCGCAAGGGCGAGCTGCACAAGGCGGAACTGGCCCGGCGCCTGGAGGCCGAGCGCATCGACGTCACCCTGCCGGTCCGGGCGGAGAGCCAAGGCCGCGTCCATCCGATCACCCAGACCATCGACGAGCTGACCGCGATCTTCGCCGACATGGGGTTCTCGGTGGCCGAGGGGCCGGACATCGAGGACGACTTCCATAACTTCACCGCGCTGAACTTCCCGCCCGGCCATCCGGCGCGCGACATGCACGACACCTTCTACCTGCCGGACCGTCCGACCGACGGCAGCCGCATGCTTCTGCGTACCCACACCTCGCCGGTGCAGGTCCGCTCGCTGCTGGCCGACAAGGCGCCGATCCGCGTGATCATCCCCGGCCGGACATATCGTTCCGACTACGACATGACCCATACCCCGATGTTCCATCAGGTCGAAGGGCTGGTCGTGGACGAGAAGACCAGCATGGCGCACCTGCGCGGCTGCCTGATCGAGTTCTGCCGAGCCTTCTTCGACGTGGACGATCTGCCGCTGCGCTTCCGGCCCAGCTTCTTCCCCTTCACCGAGCCCTCGGCGGAGGTCGACATCGGCTGCCTGCGGCGTGGCGGCGAGCTGAAGATCGGCAATTTCGGCGACTGGCTGGAGATCCTGGGCTGCGGCATGGTGCATCCCAACGTGCTGGAGAACTGCGGCATCGACAGCACGAAGTACCAGGGCTTCGCCTTCGGCATGGGCATCGAGCGCATCGCCATGCTGAAATACGGCATTCCCGATCTGCGCACCTTCTTCGAGGCCGACCTGCGCTGGCTGAAGCATTACGGCTTCGTGCCCCTCGACGTGCCTTCCCTGGCCCAGGGCCTGAACCGATAA